Proteins encoded within one genomic window of Ottowia sp. SB7-C50:
- a CDS encoding delta(1)-pyrroline-2-carboxylate reductase family protein, giving the protein MKASSADATLLDARQTAARLPWAPLVDEIEALLADDTVQVPARTVLPMAAGAFLFAMPGCDARTAMTKLITFTPANAGTDRPTIQGDVTVFDVATGERRLILDGPTVTGRRTAAVSALAARRLAPNLAGPMLIVGAGVQGYAHVEVFAAALGVTDFRIASRRRASAEALAAHARALGLRAAVVDDADAALADCPLVATCTPASAVVLRGQPRADAFIAAVGAFTPQMVEIDAAVCRAIAAQGRIVVDSADAGHEAGDLLQAGLAVTGLPTLADVVSEHKKARDGGGPVLFKSCGWAGWDLAAARLAARSPS; this is encoded by the coding sequence ATGAAAGCTTCATCTGCCGACGCCACCCTGCTCGATGCCCGCCAGACCGCCGCGCGCCTGCCCTGGGCGCCGCTGGTCGATGAAATCGAGGCCCTGCTGGCCGACGACACGGTGCAGGTGCCAGCGCGTACCGTGCTGCCGATGGCCGCGGGCGCCTTCCTGTTTGCCATGCCGGGCTGCGACGCGCGCACGGCGATGACCAAGCTCATCACCTTTACCCCCGCCAACGCCGGCACCGACCGGCCGACGATCCAGGGCGACGTGACGGTGTTCGACGTCGCCACGGGCGAACGCCGCCTGATCCTGGACGGGCCCACGGTCACTGGCCGGCGCACCGCCGCCGTGTCGGCCCTGGCCGCGCGAAGGCTGGCGCCCAACCTGGCGGGGCCGATGCTGATCGTCGGCGCGGGCGTGCAGGGTTATGCGCACGTCGAGGTGTTCGCCGCCGCGCTGGGCGTGACGGACTTCCGCATCGCGTCCCGCCGCCGCGCCAGTGCCGAGGCGCTGGCCGCGCATGCGCGCGCGCTGGGCCTGCGGGCCGCGGTGGTGGACGACGCCGACGCGGCGCTGGCCGACTGCCCGCTGGTCGCCACCTGCACGCCCGCCAGCGCGGTGGTGCTGCGCGGCCAGCCGCGCGCCGACGCCTTCATCGCTGCTGTGGGCGCGTTCACGCCGCAGATGGTGGAGATCGACGCCGCGGTGTGCCGTGCCATCGCTGCGCAGGGGCGCATCGTGGTCGATTCGGCCGATGCCGGGCACGAGGCGGGTGACCTGCTTCAGGCCGGCCTGGCGGTGACCGGTTTGCCCACACTGGCGGATGTGGTGAGCGAACACAAAAAAGCCCGCGACGGAGGCGGGCCGGTGCTGTTCAAGAGTTGCGGCTGGGCCGGCTGGGATCTGGCGGCGGCGCGCCTGGCGGCACGCAGCCCCAGCTAA
- the dcd gene encoding dCTP deaminase codes for MSIKSDKWIRRMAEQHGMIEPFEPGQVRQNAAGEKIVSYGTSSYGYDIRCAPEFKVFTNIHSTVVDPKNFDEKSFVDIHAPVCIIPPNSFALARTVEYFRIPRNVLTICLGKSTYARCGIIVNVTPFEPEWEGYVTLEFSNTTPLPAKIYAGEGCAQVLFFESDEVCEVSYKDRGGKYQGQVGVTLPKA; via the coding sequence ATGAGCATCAAGAGCGACAAATGGATCCGCCGCATGGCCGAGCAGCACGGCATGATCGAGCCGTTCGAGCCCGGCCAGGTGCGGCAAAACGCCGCCGGCGAAAAGATCGTCAGCTACGGCACCAGCAGCTACGGTTATGACATCCGCTGCGCGCCCGAATTCAAGGTCTTCACCAACATCCACAGCACCGTGGTGGACCCAAAGAACTTTGACGAGAAAAGCTTTGTCGACATCCACGCGCCGGTCTGCATCATTCCGCCCAACAGCTTTGCGCTGGCGCGCACGGTCGAATATTTCCGCATCCCGCGCAACGTGCTGACGATCTGCCTGGGCAAGAGCACCTACGCGCGCTGCGGCATCATCGTCAACGTCACGCCGTTCGAGCCCGAATGGGAAGGCTATGTGACGCTGGAATTCAGCAACACCACCCCGCTGCCAGCCAAGATCTACGCGGGCGAAGGCTGCGCGCAGGTGCTGTTCTTCGAAAGTGACGAGGTGTGCGAAGTCAGCTACAAGGACCGCGGCGGCAAGTACCAGGGCCAGGTCGGCGTGACGCTGCCCAAGGCCTGA
- the guaD gene encoding guanine deaminase: protein MQSWRASLLRFDEHGHAVFDRDGLLVTGPGADGRTVVIAAGDHAALQPRYAQVPCTHLPGRLIAPGFVDMHIHYPQIDVIGSPAEGLLPWLEHYTFPHEAQFADPAHAAESARFFCDELMRHGVTTALTFCTSHPTSVNALFAEAQRRDLRLIAGKCLQDRHSPDGVRDETEQSLIDTEALINQWHGVGRLGYAITPRFAPSCTERQLRGAGELAARYPDVWIQSHVAENVDEIAWARALFPDSRSYLAIYADHGLMRRRAVYAHCIHFHDDDRALMRDTHTAAAVCPTSNLFLGSGFFDFAGAERVPFAHGLASDVGGGTSFSPFVTMRAAYFAGRAASTGLEPKPGVSLSPERLWWLHTAGAARALDLEGVVGNLQPGCEADFVVLHPEATPLLARRTRAAGNLAELLFALIVLGDDRVVERTVISQAK from the coding sequence ATGCAATCCTGGCGCGCTTCCCTGCTTCGATTCGATGAACACGGCCACGCCGTATTCGACCGCGACGGCCTGCTGGTCACCGGGCCCGGCGCCGACGGGCGCACGGTGGTCATCGCAGCCGGCGACCATGCGGCGCTGCAGCCGCGCTACGCCCAGGTGCCCTGCACCCACCTGCCCGGCCGCCTCATCGCGCCGGGTTTTGTGGACATGCACATCCACTACCCGCAGATCGACGTCATCGGCTCGCCGGCCGAAGGCCTGCTGCCGTGGCTGGAGCACTACACCTTTCCGCACGAGGCGCAGTTCGCGGACCCGGCGCACGCGGCCGAAAGCGCGCGCTTCTTCTGCGACGAGCTGATGCGCCACGGCGTCACCACGGCGCTGACGTTCTGCACTTCGCATCCCACCTCGGTCAACGCGCTGTTTGCAGAAGCGCAGCGGCGTGACCTGCGCCTGATCGCCGGCAAATGCCTGCAAGACCGCCACAGCCCCGACGGCGTGCGCGACGAGACCGAGCAAAGCCTGATCGACACCGAAGCGCTGATCAACCAATGGCACGGCGTGGGGCGCCTGGGCTACGCCATCACGCCGCGCTTCGCCCCCAGTTGCACCGAGCGGCAGCTGCGCGGCGCAGGCGAGCTGGCGGCCCGATATCCCGACGTGTGGATCCAGTCCCACGTGGCCGAGAACGTGGACGAAATCGCCTGGGCACGCGCGCTGTTCCCCGATTCGCGCAGCTACCTCGCCATCTACGCCGACCACGGCCTGATGCGCCGCCGCGCGGTGTACGCGCACTGCATCCACTTTCACGACGACGACCGTGCGCTGATGCGTGACACGCACACGGCCGCCGCCGTCTGCCCCACCAGCAACCTGTTTCTGGGCAGCGGCTTCTTCGACTTTGCGGGCGCCGAGCGCGTGCCCTTTGCGCATGGCCTGGCCAGCGACGTGGGCGGCGGCACCAGCTTCTCGCCCTTCGTCACCATGCGCGCCGCCTACTTCGCCGGCCGCGCTGCCAGCACGGGACTGGAGCCCAAGCCGGGCGTGAGCCTGTCGCCCGAGCGCCTGTGGTGGCTGCACACCGCCGGCGCAGCGCGCGCGCTGGACCTAGAAGGCGTCGTCGGCAACCTGCAGCCGGGCTGCGAGGCGGATTTCGTCGTGCTGCACCCCGAAGCCACGCCCCTGCTGGCGCGCCGCACGCGCGCCGCCGGCAACCTGGCCGAACTGCTGTTCGCGCTGATCGTGCTGGGCGACGACCGGGTGGTCGAGCGCACGGTGATTTCTCAAGCAAAATAG
- a CDS encoding tripartite tricarboxylate transporter substrate binding protein, which translates to MNITFQKNMPLALALSTSVAIFSIALPASAQSGYPNKPIRMVVPFQAGGATDVLARLVGQKLSAQMGQPVVIDNKAGAAGIIGTDAVAKAAPDGYTVMLGLSNSLMTNQFLYTKLPYDAQKDLAMVYRIAMAPLVLVVNPSVPAKTGPELMKYVAAHKGKVSYGSYGTGAYPHLAGAHMSLTQNADMVHVAYKGEAPMVQDLLAGQIQMAFASALQVKGHLDSGKLRAIGVSGDKRMAALPKVPTLVEQGLKDEAYRVTGWLAVAAPGATPQPIIDRLASEIQKAIRSPEVHERIVGMGFEVQDNGGPAAFNAAYRQELPIWYRLIKQSGAKLD; encoded by the coding sequence ATGAACATCACTTTCCAAAAGAATATGCCCCTGGCGCTGGCCCTGTCTACGTCGGTAGCTATTTTTTCAATAGCATTACCAGCCAGCGCGCAAAGCGGTTATCCCAACAAGCCGATCCGGATGGTGGTGCCCTTCCAGGCCGGTGGCGCGACCGACGTGCTGGCGCGGCTGGTGGGCCAGAAGCTGTCGGCGCAGATGGGCCAGCCGGTGGTGATCGACAACAAGGCCGGGGCGGCCGGCATCATCGGCACCGACGCCGTGGCCAAGGCCGCGCCCGATGGCTACACGGTGATGCTGGGCCTCTCCAACTCGCTCATGACCAACCAGTTCCTCTACACCAAGCTGCCCTACGACGCGCAAAAGGACCTGGCCATGGTCTACCGCATCGCCATGGCGCCGCTGGTGCTGGTGGTCAACCCCAGCGTGCCGGCCAAGACGGGCCCTGAATTGATGAAATACGTCGCCGCCCACAAGGGCAAGGTGTCGTACGGCTCGTACGGCACCGGCGCCTACCCGCACCTGGCCGGCGCGCACATGAGCCTGACGCAGAACGCCGACATGGTGCACGTCGCCTACAAGGGCGAGGCGCCGATGGTGCAGGACCTGCTGGCCGGCCAGATCCAGATGGCGTTTGCCAGCGCGCTGCAGGTCAAGGGTCACCTCGATTCGGGCAAGCTGCGCGCCATCGGCGTGTCGGGCGACAAGCGCATGGCCGCGCTGCCCAAGGTGCCCACGCTGGTCGAGCAGGGCCTGAAGGACGAGGCCTACCGCGTCACCGGCTGGCTGGCCGTGGCCGCCCCCGGTGCCACGCCGCAACCCATCATCGACCGGCTGGCCAGCGAAATCCAGAAGGCCATCCGCTCGCCCGAAGTGCATGAGCGCATCGTCGGCATGGGCTTCGAGGTGCAGGACAACGGCGGCCCCGCGGCCTTCAACGCCGCGTACCGGCAAGAACTGCCGATCTGGTACCGCCTGATCAAGCAGTCGGGCGCCAAGCTGGACTGA